The DNA segment GCCAGACTCGAGAAAGTGTGAAATAAACTACGTCTGCTCTCGGCACCCTAATAGATTTGACACAGAACAGGAATGTGAGGCAGCTTGCCCCTCAGGTAAGTGTATACCTCATGACTATCATTATTTCATTATACCCAATAGACTCTATGTCGCAGGGAATCAATTAGGaaataatgggggggggggggcaacataTACCTAATGTTTCAATAAAGATATACCATGCAAAATGTAACACAACAAAAGCGACACTTCAATCATACACTGAAAAAACAGGATACACGCCTCAGTGCTGTGCAAGTTGAGGACATTCGTAAATACAAAATTTAAAGCAATGCAATTCACGATATGTATATGAGCATGCATTTGTGGGTGTATCATTACGTGTCTATAACGTTTTAAAAAAATCTGCGGAACGCAGAGGTTGCCCTACGCACATTTGCTTCCGCGTTCATGATAGTCTTGCAGTACAAAAAATGCACTGACAGTGTATGGGCACACATTGCGTAAATTAATGTTGCGGCACAACCAAATAGGACGCGACCAGCAGTCATGCACGACCAGCCGTAGACGTAGCTACATCAGCTGCATATAGAATGTTTTACTCTCAGATGTCCGATAATCGCTGCCTTGTGTCATTCGACTTGGTCCTATGCCTGACATCTTCCTTATCTCTTCGCTCCACTTAAAGGGACCATAACGCCAAATTTACAAGCTGTAAACATGCACTGCATGTTAAAACGTACACATGCAACAGCAAGCTGGCAAAATTTGAGCACACTCGGTACCGTGAAAAATTTACACTCGAACTTCTTTATGCCTCTGTTGAACCGTACAGGCATTGGCCAATACTGAGTAGTGACTACATGACTTGGAACCTCCGGAAACGGCCCCCTCGGGTAACCATATAGTACGCCAAAGGACATGATTTTGAACTTAAACTTAAGACGAACCACAAAAGGAAGATTACGACACACTGGTACTTACTAAAAACTTCTTTATTACTCAGTCATCGATGCCTATGTAAACCCTAGGCCACACAACCGCGCAGGCGCACAGAATACATTACAGTGATCTGCCAAATTATCACATACGTAAGCGTAGGAAGTTGTTTGAAGAAGTTGTTGGTCAGTGCCAGTGTGTTGTATCTTCCTATTTGGTTCGTCTTCCGTGTTTGCGTATGGAGCTGTGTATGTACCAACTAGGCCCAAATGAACTTTCACTCAAAGGACATGATTTTGTGTAGTACAAAAACAGGAAGTGATTGCATGACTGAcatgcattgttttctttttgaatgTGCGTCTCGGTAAAGTGCTGCTGCATTTTGTCTCGCGAGGTATAAAACAATCACGCACTGTTAAACGGCGATGCCTATGCTGCGCCGTTCGGTGACAGAGCGCGCAGAGCAAAAGGTTCCATGTGGTCGCGAACTGATTCAAAGCAGGTTACACAGCAGTGATCCTTCCTGCCCTGACGTCAGACATTCCATGCCAAAACCGCGGTTACTAACAATGGGACGGGTTGTGATGGAGCATCCCAGATTGAAATAACGAGTTTAAATGTGTGCCCAGATCTCACTTTTTTTGCATAACACAATAGGGCCCTCCGCCATCTCAGTTACAATAAGGGAATAGCCCGAAGACCATGTCATGGCCCTTTTACTGCACAGCTCTGCTCGACCGTTTACTCATCCTTTAGCATTTATTCACCTACTGCATTAAATAATTAGCCATCGACTTTTCTCAACGTGCACCCAACACGCGGTGGACGTGCGTTTTGGAATTTCCCTTTATACTAATGCGGCCTCCtcggccgcgatttgatcccgcgacctcgtgttctgtagcgcaacgccaaagctacTAAGGAACCATGGTGCGTGAGCAGCCGGCAATCTTGAAGAGGTGCGCAAAAGCGCACATGCATTTCATAAATTTGAGTCAGCGCGATATATGAAATCAAGAATTCGTGTAATGATTCTACATCTACGAAAAGTGCCAAAAGATGTGAAACTACAACATAATTTTGTCGTATCATTCATAAAAAGCTAGTAACAAGCTGCAATAAAATTTGAAAGCGCGCATTGAGATCACTTCGGCGAATTCAACTCACGTACATTTTCTTTACACAGAGACCGATCACAATCCTCCACCAAGAGATGACTGCTCCTACTGGATTCAACATTTAGATGAGTGCAAATTCCGAAGGAACACGTTCTACCCTGACAAATACGGGCGAAGGCAGCGTGTTTTAATATTCCGTTTCTGTGGACAATCAAGCGTGAAATTATATGCCTATTACTACAACAGTGGTGAATGCATAGGTAAGAGAACCTTTcgcaaaaaaattgcccgccaatccaccctgtgaaggtcgTTGGAAAgtgaagctttttacgccaccctcatggtgactgcggcgcacttgatatttcacacactacaacgtaacattaaccacggcctttattattatttacttcacaacaatgttcactactgctttatgatcggtgtgatatacactcaaattttcagttttcactgtagttacgttctttgccaaggttaaatcaatgcacgttccgcgaatgcacgttctgccgtctttactttccgtggtctacccatagtggggtagtctagaaaatgaaccgaagcagttactaggctggaagggtttcgaatgacgtcaaccctctttcaagcagctgcataagctttgcaacagctgcaatcctaatcttacggaccgcgccgagcctgtttccgttgtttgcccgcagcccttatcatccatcaggttggctcatcactttgaagcttgtttttgtggtttttcttgcgaaaactagtgcttagttgtacgctgaatgcctgaattcaagtaagctatactgctatacctgcaattgttagcggttcgtcggtatcgttttttgattacaacgacggacacgacagaacccttggctggtaccggtacaaagcttcgctttaaaagcaacATCGGCAAAGTGGGAACGGGAAGCGTGCCGTATAAATGATttttgacaaaaaaaagaaagtaacttGATAACAACACACGTTATAAATTGTAACAACGCACATTATAAATTGTAACAACACACATTATAAATTGTAGGgaggtacataaaagtgtttttatgAGTTTGAAAGAGGCCCGCGAAtacaaagtgcctcgaacggccagtcgcgcggcacttGTCattgcattcgcgggcttctttcccgctcggaaaaacagttatgtagcacgcattgaacaacagaaagctgtattgggagttcttcatgttgctctacaattttggcAACGACACTTTTAATCTAAAGATGATATTTTAGAAGTTTAATAAATGCTGCAGACTGATTACATAATgcggcggaatgcaaaagataATGTATCTCCAAGCAGCGGCAAGCACCATTACCTTGGCTTtctccagctatgtggcatttcaatattttgaaatcttggtgtgtgtgatagttgggacaccttgtatatatatatatatatatatatatatatatatatatatatatatgccaatgcatttctccgcaaaggtcgggaattattatctcgaaactggtgtcatcctgagaattcgttccatgtcgatccgccttgcgaacttcacggctacaatttataaattgcaatataggccctcaggtaattattttcaaacttaattagtgagtgTTTGGTAATTAGCCGATTATCCATTttaatttctcgtggaagtaatgtccggctcttcgagtagaccagctgaataactagaattgggctatttgccacaggtaaccttgaataagttttgaaagtgttcgctgaaacaccctggcaacaaagacaccaaggacaacataggggaaattacttggaCTTACTAAATGAAATAAAGCTATGATAAATATAATGGAAAaaatgagtgaaaaaaaaacaactggccgcaagtggggaacgaacccacgtcttcgcagtaTATGCGTGCGATGCTATCACCAATGAGCTACCGGGGCGCCGTTTTCCGATCTGCTTTCAGGGTATTTACGTCTTACAACTAGAACAAagcctggaagtgttagccagcgccagcaCGTGGTGGTACTGGCTATAGCTTACTATACTTGACAACCGACATCAGAAAGATTTAGAGCTTACTATACTTAACGACCCACAACCAACACGGGTCGGTAACTGTGTGTGCAGAGGCACCACGTCAGACCTCTCCGTTTGCCAAAACATACCAGGTGCCCGATGGCAGAACACAGGCCACAGGGTCGGCAGTGACCATTACATTTTCTCACTGACTTTTGAAAAGGCCGACAGCAGGGCGAAGACGGCCATGGCCCCCATTACGAAGTGGGATAAATTTCATCAGCTACGCGAAGAAACGGCACCCGACTCCATGTCGGATCTAAACAAATGGATCAGGTCTCTGAGCCGCGACGTGACTTCCACGACTTACGAAGTGACAGCACCTGAAGAGCAACCATCCACGGATTCCCGCCTCTTCCACATGTGGGAAGTGGGCGAAAGCCTCACGCAGAGGTGGCAGCGCCAGCGTCACAACAAGCTGCGACGGCAGATAGCGAAGCTCTAACGGGTAATAGAGGCTCACACCTCTACACTGGAACGTCAGCAGTTGGGCCAGATCTGCGACAGCCTCAACGGCCAGGCTGCAAGAAAGCATGGCATCTGCTGCGACAACTACTGGATCCCGGCAACATCAAGTCAGCGGCACGCAAGCCACTGACGCAAATAATGCACCAATACCCAGGAACCGACGCGGAGCTGCTTGCGGAGCTCACGAGCCGGTGCATTAACACCTCGAGACAAAGCGACACGCACCTGCCACACTACGTCAGAGCTGCCAACGAACAGCTGGATGCTGACATTTCTGAGGCAGAGGTCTGCGCTGTGCTGCACAAGCTACGCATGACGTCAGCGTCGGGCCCCGACGGGGCTGCCAAGAGGGCGATGCGTAACCTCGACCCGAAGTCCGTGGGAGCAATAACCGAATGCGTAAATGAGTGCTGCATTCCGGCCGTTTACCTCCTCAGTGGAAACACGCATGGGTGGCGTTCATACaaaaaccgggcaagaaactggACCTAGACAATCTTCGCCCCATTTCACTCACTTCCTGCCTAGGTAAGCTCATGGAGCAGTAGTATTCTGCGGCTTACAGAATATTGCAGAGGAACAGAATCTTCTACCACGCACGATGCGCGGTTTTCGGGCACACTTGTGTACCCTGGACGTCCTCCTTCAATTACACCATGACCTCTTGCATCCAGACAGTGGTTAGAGCACGAAAGCTCTACTGAATCTGGACGCCCATGAGGCTTTTCACAATGCGCTCCACGCGACCGCGCTTGAGAGCTTAACCGACTTACAACCCGCGAACGAACCTACAACTATATCAGGTCGTTCCTCACAGGCAGGGTGATCGAGCTCGCGGTCCGGGCCCTGCGCTCGCCTCCCATCCCGCTCGGGGACAGAGGCATGCCGCAAGGCGCAGTCCTGTCACCATTCCTATTCAACCTAGTAACGCGCACCTTGCCTCTGAAACTGAGTGAAGTCCCGGGACTCAGACACAcgctatacgccgacgacatcacactcTGCACGGGCGAAGGGTCGGACAGCACAGTTGAAGAAACGCTCCAACACGCCACCGACATAGTCGTGCAACGCGTGAAGGCAGTGGGATTAGAGTGCTCCCAgcacaagtcggagctcctcctGATCCCTTCACGCGACCGAAGCAAGCAGAAGTCACATCACGATACGCCTTCACATCACGTCACTTCACACCACGATGCGCCTAAACCAGCAGCCACTCACCCACGTCGAGCACATACGAGCACTAGGCATGATACTACGGCAGAACCGCGAATCGGCATCACCATCGACCGGCTCCATATGACGGTGAAAGAGACCACGAGAATGCTGCACAGGGTGAGCGCACGTAAGCAAGACATGAAGGAGAAGTACCTGCTCCAACTCGTACTAGGCCTTTTTCGCCAGCCGTATCACCTTTGTATTACAATACCTACACGTACCGAAGACAGAATGAGCTCGCCTCGACTGCATTATACGGCGCGCATACAAGGTAGCCCTCGGCTTATCAAGACACACCTCCACCGATAAACTCCTTCAACTGGGGAGTTCACAACACCATCGAAGAACTCACTGACGCACATCGCACATCACAGGTTCACCGTCATCAAGGTAGCAAGAAGGGCTGCTGGATTCTCGCTTGAATCTGCCTCAGAGCGTCCCCGATGGTCAGCGACCCCGCCATCATCCCACCACACATCAGGCGCATGTTCGTCACCAAAGCGCTACTCAAAAACACACTTGCCAGCCACCACGATGGCAGAAGAATAGCGAGGGCCCAGGCCCTACACAAGACGTCGGCGCAGCCCAGTACTCTGATCGACCCCACACCTGCACCCTTTAGGCCGTTCAGGCCCAGCACTCAAGGGACAGACAAC comes from the Dermacentor silvarum isolate Dsil-2018 chromosome 9, BIME_Dsil_1.4, whole genome shotgun sequence genome and includes:
- the LOC125940247 gene encoding uncharacterized protein LOC125940247, producing MWALHTFVMLLAAIIVLRYTCVGARSAVCDDPPTVENCSIIHRKWSFMPDSRKCEINYVCSRHPNRFDTEQECEAACPSETDHNPPPRDDCSYWIQHLDECKFRRNTFYPDKYGRRQRVLIFRFCGQSSVKLYAYYYNSGECIEIVLRRW